The following proteins are encoded in a genomic region of Paenibacillus sp. FSL R7-0273:
- a CDS encoding DUF6954 family protein has product MKRLLYTLFGLLYALVTFFGIGPVLFADGAPAERVMTLAAVLLIYVLLTLVLRALLRRLSKR; this is encoded by the coding sequence ATGAAGCGGCTCCTGTATACGCTGTTTGGCTTACTGTATGCGCTGGTTACTTTTTTTGGAATAGGGCCGGTGCTGTTTGCGGACGGAGCTCCGGCAGAACGGGTTATGACGCTTGCTGCGGTGCTGCTCATTTATGTTCTGCTTACATTGGTCCTGCGGGCGTTGCTTAGACGCCTGTCCAAACGTTGA
- a CDS encoding NusG domain II-containing protein — MMKRGDFIIIILVLLLAGGVYGFRWLDVRGEQYEQGDLQAVITINGKAYQTVTLTKEEQIIDIQTKYGHNILKVYDYGIQMTYSDAPLPIALDMGFISSPRQQIICIPARLMVEVVNPGSSIDNDDELDAVI, encoded by the coding sequence ATGATGAAACGCGGCGATTTTATAATTATTATTCTGGTTTTGCTGCTTGCCGGCGGAGTCTACGGGTTCAGATGGCTGGATGTCCGGGGAGAGCAATATGAGCAGGGTGATCTGCAGGCGGTGATAACGATCAACGGCAAAGCCTACCAGACGGTTACATTGACCAAGGAAGAGCAGATTATTGATATCCAGACCAAATACGGCCATAACATTCTTAAGGTATATGATTACGGCATTCAAATGACCTATTCGGATGCCCCGCTGCCTATCGCGCTGGACATGGGCTTTATCTCCAGCCCGAGGCAGCAGATTATCTGTATCCCGGCCAGGCTGATGGTTGAGGTCGTAAACCCCGGTTCCTCGATTGACAATGATGATGAGCTGGATGCGGTTATTTAG
- a CDS encoding TIGR03943 family putative permease subunit, protein MNDPRSIRVHYLLRAVLLLGFALYIAHLSQQDALHYYVAPKLARWIRLCPVPLALMAASLGLQALFGKSSALCDCEHQLPRSMLKSTALYGLFLFPLLLGFLLPDRALGSAAAARKGVSLTYISPEEGSGERFTASNPYQEEFAELAGRLYKQPVITVHPEIFSETFGAIDLYKKQFEGKQIKVSGFLYKGEGTDGSSFAVSRFLVQCCTADATPFGILLDPKTQISLPADTWIEVQGKLHIAQYQGKEVIRITAERVTPILQPATPYVYSNADSVAAWEQISSSPEEAGAK, encoded by the coding sequence ATGAATGATCCGCGAAGCATCCGCGTGCATTATCTGCTCAGAGCGGTCCTTCTGCTCGGCTTTGCGCTCTACATCGCCCATTTAAGCCAGCAGGATGCCCTGCATTATTATGTAGCCCCCAAGCTCGCGCGCTGGATCAGGCTGTGTCCGGTACCGCTGGCACTGATGGCGGCCAGTCTCGGGCTGCAGGCTCTGTTCGGCAAAAGCAGCGCACTATGCGACTGCGAGCATCAGCTGCCCCGCTCTATGCTCAAGAGCACCGCGTTATATGGCCTGTTCCTGTTTCCGCTGCTGCTTGGCTTCCTGCTGCCGGACCGGGCGCTGGGCAGCGCTGCTGCTGCCAGAAAAGGCGTCTCCTTAACCTACATCTCACCAGAAGAAGGCAGCGGCGAGCGGTTCACGGCTTCCAATCCCTATCAGGAGGAATTCGCCGAGCTTGCAGGCAGACTGTATAAGCAGCCTGTAATCACGGTGCACCCGGAGATTTTTTCCGAGACCTTCGGCGCCATTGACCTGTACAAGAAGCAGTTTGAAGGCAAGCAGATCAAAGTGTCCGGCTTCCTGTACAAAGGGGAGGGGACAGACGGGAGTTCCTTTGCGGTAAGCCGCTTTCTGGTCCAGTGCTGCACGGCAGACGCAACCCCCTTTGGCATCCTGCTAGATCCAAAGACGCAAATAAGCCTGCCCGCAGACACCTGGATAGAGGTGCAGGGCAAGCTTCATATTGCGCAGTATCAGGGTAAAGAGGTCATCCGGATTACGGCGGAGCGTGTGACTCCGATCCTCCAGCCCGCCACGCCTTACGTGTACTCCAATGCCGATTCTGTTGCCGCCTGGGAGCAGATCAGCAGCAGCCCTGAAGAAGCGGGGGCTAAATAA
- a CDS encoding permease, producing MTIFSPFKLLPLLVPAVFLIILGVVWLPAHPELLDNTYLHSFKTAFIGILLEAMPFVLLGALLSSLLRVFVPDEWISRWIPRRPVPAILFGCLLGILFPVCECGMIPLVRRLMQKGMPLYVAVVFILSGPILNPVVYGATLTAFRTHPWLAYARMGLAFAVAAAVGLIIYATITKSPLRLSIRRETGEPHQLSTRGGRFASVLVHTSDEFFEMGKYLIIGCLLTSGIQTFMEHSSLEAIGGMPLGSYLFMMGLAFVLSLCSTSDAFVAATFLHTFPSGSLLAFMVLGPMLDFKNSLMLLSLFKTRFALYLFFLIVSAVFIGSVIASNWL from the coding sequence TTGACTATCTTTTCACCGTTCAAACTGCTGCCCCTGCTTGTTCCCGCCGTGTTTCTGATCATCCTCGGCGTGGTCTGGCTGCCTGCTCACCCTGAGCTGCTGGACAATACGTATCTGCACAGCTTCAAAACCGCCTTTATCGGAATTCTGCTGGAGGCCATGCCGTTCGTGCTGCTCGGCGCACTGCTCTCCTCCCTGCTGCGCGTGTTCGTGCCGGATGAATGGATCTCGCGCTGGATTCCGCGGCGTCCGGTCCCGGCGATCCTGTTCGGCTGTCTGCTCGGCATCCTTTTTCCAGTCTGCGAGTGCGGGATGATTCCGCTGGTCCGGCGGCTGATGCAAAAGGGGATGCCGCTGTATGTCGCTGTCGTATTCATCCTGTCCGGCCCGATCCTGAACCCTGTCGTGTACGGGGCTACACTGACGGCTTTCCGCACGCATCCCTGGCTTGCTTATGCACGGATGGGACTGGCTTTTGCCGTAGCTGCGGCTGTAGGATTAATCATTTACGCGACCATCACCAAATCCCCGCTGCGGCTGTCCATCAGACGCGAAACCGGGGAGCCGCACCAGCTCAGTACCCGCGGGGGCAGATTCGCCTCCGTGCTGGTGCATACTTCGGATGAGTTCTTTGAAATGGGCAAATATTTAATCATCGGCTGCCTCCTGACCTCCGGCATTCAGACCTTTATGGAGCACAGCAGTCTGGAAGCGATCGGCGGGATGCCGCTGGGCTCATATCTGTTCATGATGGGACTCGCCTTTGTGCTGTCACTGTGCTCGACTTCAGACGCTTTTGTCGCCGCCACGTTCCTGCATACCTTTCCATCCGGCTCCCTGCTGGCCTTTATGGTGCTTGGACCGATGCTGGATTTCAAAAATTCGCTGATGCTGCTCTCGCTGTTCAAAACCAGATTTGCCCTTTATCTGTTCTTCCTCATCGTATCGGCCGTATTTATCGGCTCCGTGATAGCTTCAAACTGGCTCTAG
- a CDS encoding CobW family GTP-binding protein: MKIPVMILSGFLGSGKTTLLLTLLKESKARGLSPGVVMNELGKRDVDGYILQEQTGANVEKLLDGCVCCSRREDLPRSLNAVLARRPDIIYIELTGVADPEEIALTLHELPLSEKVNLHYTVTVLDAENVLEYNSRFSSDKQLVRTLRKQLAGADLLIVNKSDLVEPERLWRIEKTVRKYNMESEIVFTHYSEINLAPVLDGIIPQEPRTAAAQRRALPVSGAPLKRTQPGHASGATALQEREAEPNASYSQVSAVTLTFPQSAVHGLSAGVLEAFFRECGSSLLRAKGHVRLAGQGQELQPVQLVQFAGNRISWEASRYPGQSYIVFIGLGLEEQHLTERWSRLFS; encoded by the coding sequence ATGAAGATACCGGTGATGATATTGAGCGGCTTTTTGGGGAGCGGGAAGACAACCCTCCTGCTCACCCTGCTTAAGGAGAGCAAGGCACGGGGGCTAAGCCCCGGAGTTGTCATGAATGAGCTGGGGAAACGGGATGTGGACGGGTACATTCTGCAGGAGCAGACCGGGGCCAACGTGGAAAAGCTGCTGGACGGCTGTGTCTGCTGCAGCCGCAGAGAGGATCTGCCGCGCAGCCTGAATGCCGTACTCGCAAGGCGGCCCGATATTATCTATATCGAGCTGACCGGTGTTGCCGATCCCGAGGAGATCGCTCTGACCTTACATGAGCTGCCGCTCAGTGAAAAAGTAAACCTGCACTATACCGTTACCGTACTGGATGCGGAAAATGTGCTGGAATACAACAGCCGCTTCTCCTCAGACAAGCAGCTGGTGCGTACCCTGCGCAAGCAGCTTGCCGGGGCCGATCTGCTGATCGTCAACAAGTCAGACCTGGTCGAGCCCGAGAGGCTCTGGAGAATTGAAAAGACGGTCCGTAAATACAATATGGAGTCGGAAATTGTGTTTACCCATTACAGCGAGATTAATCTGGCCCCTGTGCTGGACGGCATTATTCCTCAAGAGCCGCGCACAGCAGCTGCGCAGCGCCGGGCGCTGCCCGTCAGCGGCGCCCCCTTGAAGCGAACGCAGCCCGGACATGCCTCCGGAGCCACGGCGCTGCAGGAGCGGGAAGCAGAGCCCAACGCTTCCTATTCGCAGGTGTCGGCCGTTACACTTACATTTCCGCAATCTGCTGTGCACGGGCTGTCAGCCGGAGTGCTCGAAGCCTTCTTCCGTGAATGCGGCAGCAGCCTGCTCAGAGCCAAGGGGCATGTCCGCCTGGCCGGACAGGGACAGGAGCTGCAGCCTGTCCAGCTGGTCCAGTTCGCCGGAAACCGTATCAGCTGGGAAGCATCACGCTATCCCGGGCAGTCTTATATCGTATTTATCGGCCTGGGCCTGGAAGAGCAGCATCTGACGGAACGCTGGTCCAGGCTGTTCAGCTGA
- the rpmG gene encoding 50S ribosomal protein L33, with protein sequence MRVTVTLACTETGDRNYTTVKNKKNNPERLEMKKYSPRLKRVTLHRETR encoded by the coding sequence GTGAGAGTAACCGTTACTTTGGCCTGTACTGAGACAGGCGACCGCAACTATACCACTGTCAAGAACAAGAAAAATAATCCGGAACGCCTGGAAATGAAGAAATATTCCCCGCGCCTGAAGCGCGTTACACTGCACCGTGAGACACGCTGA
- a CDS encoding GTP-binding protein has product MKKIPVTVLSGYLGSGKTTLLNHILQNRDGLKVAVIVNDMSEVNVDANLVKSGNTLSRTEETLVEMSNGCICCTLRDDLLREVSKLAAEGRFDYILIESSGISEPVPVAQTFTYANPELDIDLTELARLDTMVTVVDANRFWHDFASGDSLLDRNMTAGEGDIRDIVDLLIDQIETCDVLLLNKCDLVEEQELNKLEAVLRRLQPSAKIIRTVKGVVDPKEILNTGRFDFEKTSMSSGWIAELNKEEHTPETEEYGIASFVYRRRTPFHPQRLSFFFSNWPEEVVRAKGLVWIAAKGDLAATLSQAGPSIQFGPAGYWLATLPEAQQREVLATEPDVQARWDEQWGDRMNEVVFIGIGMERAALEARLDRCLLTPEEMGQDWEQFNNPLPWVAEELLAAGQE; this is encoded by the coding sequence ATGAAAAAGATACCTGTGACTGTGCTGAGCGGATACCTCGGCTCCGGCAAAACAACCCTGCTCAACCACATCCTGCAGAACCGGGACGGGCTTAAGGTGGCTGTGATCGTCAATGACATGAGTGAGGTTAATGTGGATGCCAATCTGGTGAAATCCGGAAACACCCTGTCTCGTACAGAGGAGACTTTGGTTGAGATGTCGAACGGCTGCATCTGCTGCACACTGCGTGATGATCTGCTGCGCGAGGTGAGTAAGCTGGCTGCTGAAGGACGGTTCGATTATATTCTGATTGAATCCTCGGGCATCAGCGAGCCGGTGCCTGTCGCCCAGACCTTCACCTATGCCAATCCGGAGCTGGACATTGATCTGACTGAGCTGGCCCGGCTGGATACGATGGTTACTGTGGTTGACGCTAACCGGTTCTGGCATGATTTTGCCTCAGGAGACAGCCTGCTTGACCGCAATATGACTGCGGGCGAAGGCGACATCCGCGATATTGTCGATCTGCTGATCGACCAGATTGAAACCTGCGATGTGCTGCTGCTCAACAAATGTGATCTGGTAGAGGAGCAGGAGCTGAACAAGCTGGAGGCTGTGCTGCGCAGATTGCAGCCATCCGCCAAAATCATCCGGACAGTCAAAGGTGTGGTTGACCCGAAGGAGATTCTGAACACCGGACGGTTCGACTTTGAGAAGACAAGCATGTCCTCCGGCTGGATTGCCGAGCTGAACAAGGAGGAGCATACGCCGGAGACGGAGGAATACGGCATCGCCTCCTTTGTCTACCGCCGCAGAACACCGTTTCATCCGCAGCGGCTAAGCTTTTTCTTCAGCAACTGGCCGGAAGAGGTCGTGCGGGCCAAGGGGCTGGTATGGATTGCCGCGAAGGGTGATCTGGCAGCGACCTTGAGCCAGGCGGGACCGTCGATCCAGTTCGGACCGGCCGGCTACTGGCTGGCGACACTGCCGGAAGCGCAGCAGCGTGAGGTTCTGGCAACTGAGCCTGATGTGCAGGCCAGATGGGACGAGCAGTGGGGCGACCGGATGAACGAGGTCGTGTTCATCGGCATCGGAATGGAGCGCGCCGCGCTGGAAGCCCGGCTCGACAGATGCCTTCTGACCCCGGAGGAGATGGGGCAGGACTGGGAGCAGTTCAATAATCCGCTGCCTTGGGTAGCGGAGGAGCTGCTGGCCGCAGGGCAGGAGTGA
- the rpsN gene encoding 30S ribosomal protein S14: MAKKSKVVKELKRQELVAKYADKRRELKAKGDYLALQKLPRDSCRTRQKNRCAVTGRPRGYLSKFKVSRIVFRELALKGQIPGVTKSSW; this comes from the coding sequence ATGGCAAAGAAATCCAAAGTGGTAAAAGAGCTTAAACGTCAGGAGCTGGTCGCCAAATACGCAGACAAACGCAGAGAACTGAAGGCAAAAGGAGATTATCTGGCTTTGCAAAAGCTGCCGCGCGATTCCTGCCGGACACGCCAGAAGAACAGATGCGCTGTTACAGGCCGGCCCAGAGGCTACTTAAGCAAGTTCAAGGTATCCAGAATTGTCTTTCGTGAGCTGGCGCTGAAGGGTCAGATTCCCGGTGTCACCAAGTCCAGCTGGTAA
- a CDS encoding DUF6157 family protein — protein sequence MSYSNTFIRVAADCPVETGTVPVTAKLQPPAHIIQYELLMDNPYRFTHEELLYEVHVRHKQIPEEERSARKAEIWDGLFSKNHPCLRASMLPKRYGWGVHFDADGEIAIYGKESPEYDRFTSGADSGLTLLNAMRSKRS from the coding sequence ATGAGCTACAGCAACACCTTCATCCGCGTCGCGGCAGATTGTCCGGTTGAGACAGGGACAGTGCCCGTAACCGCAAAGCTGCAGCCGCCGGCACATATTATCCAATATGAGCTGCTTATGGACAATCCCTACAGGTTCACGCATGAGGAGCTGCTGTATGAGGTTCATGTGCGCCACAAGCAAATACCGGAGGAGGAGCGCAGCGCCAGGAAAGCCGAGATCTGGGACGGGCTCTTTTCCAAAAATCATCCCTGTCTGCGTGCGTCCATGCTGCCAAAGCGCTACGGCTGGGGAGTGCATTTTGATGCTGACGGTGAAATAGCCATTTACGGCAAAGAGTCGCCGGAATATGACCGGTTTACCTCGGGTGCGGACAGCGGGCTGACCCTGCTGAATGCGATGCGCAGCAAGCGGAGCTAG
- a CDS encoding GNAT family N-acetyltransferase yields MYKNIEEITLNTWPAEQSVLLEGWILRTASGYTKRSNSVNPLYGPEEPATGPGVQQKITLAEQYYDRAGLQTVFKITPYTSPAGLDDLLSERGYRQDSPSSVRVLELEQLPPLQSRHTLVIYEQLKEEWTEAFSQQTGLSGARRDILCRMLTASALQQGYALLYKDGKPAACGLGVIQHGYIGLYDIVTAPGYRRQGLAEELILGLLHWGQAQGASASFLQVVLENAGASALYDKLGYREIYQYWYRIRD; encoded by the coding sequence TTGTACAAAAATATAGAAGAAATAACCTTGAACACCTGGCCGGCAGAACAAAGTGTTCTGCTGGAGGGCTGGATTCTGCGGACAGCCTCCGGGTATACGAAGCGCTCCAATTCCGTCAATCCGTTATACGGACCGGAGGAGCCTGCCACGGGTCCCGGTGTGCAGCAGAAGATCACACTCGCCGAGCAGTATTATGACCGGGCCGGGCTCCAGACTGTGTTCAAAATCACCCCGTACACAAGCCCCGCCGGCCTGGATGATCTGCTTAGTGAGCGCGGCTACCGGCAAGACAGCCCGTCCTCAGTCCGCGTGCTAGAACTGGAGCAGCTGCCGCCGCTGCAGAGCAGGCACACTTTAGTAATCTATGAGCAGCTGAAGGAAGAGTGGACAGAAGCGTTCTCACAGCAGACAGGGCTATCTGGAGCGCGGCGGGATATTTTGTGCCGGATGCTTACTGCTTCTGCGCTGCAGCAAGGATACGCTCTGCTCTATAAAGACGGGAAGCCGGCAGCCTGCGGGCTTGGCGTGATTCAGCATGGGTACATCGGCCTGTATGATATTGTTACAGCTCCCGGATACCGCAGACAAGGACTGGCAGAGGAGCTGATTCTGGGTCTGCTGCACTGGGGACAGGCTCAAGGGGCGTCAGCGTCCTTTTTACAGGTGGTACTGGAGAATGCCGGCGCTTCTGCACTATATGACAAGCTGGGCTACAGGGAAATCTATCAATACTGGTATAGAATCAGAGATTGA
- a CDS encoding class I SAM-dependent methyltransferase — translation MSQYWSGRFAREGMIWGNEPSPSAEQAREVFRMAGVGSVLVPGAGYGRNTKVFSEGFTTYGIELSKEAVELAQQWDPKTVFIAGSALEPQLDRQVDAVYCYDVLHLFLEEERQRLIEACLAQLQAGGLLYFTSFSDEDPNNGCGHRLEPGTYEYKEGKYAHFFSDGDLRSHFSETEITESGSFLERLHSSTGGTHEYILRYIIARKRD, via the coding sequence ATGTCGCAATATTGGAGTGGGCGGTTTGCCCGGGAGGGGATGATCTGGGGAAATGAGCCCAGCCCTTCGGCAGAGCAGGCAAGAGAAGTATTCCGTATGGCCGGCGTGGGCTCGGTGCTGGTGCCGGGAGCTGGCTACGGACGGAATACAAAGGTGTTTTCTGAAGGGTTCACCACCTACGGAATAGAATTAAGCAAGGAGGCGGTGGAGCTGGCGCAGCAATGGGACCCTAAGACGGTTTTTATTGCCGGATCTGCGCTGGAGCCGCAGCTGGATAGGCAGGTGGATGCAGTGTATTGCTATGATGTGCTTCACTTATTCCTTGAGGAGGAGCGCCAACGGCTGATTGAGGCGTGCCTGGCCCAGCTGCAGGCCGGCGGCCTGCTGTATTTCACCAGCTTTTCCGACGAGGACCCGAATAACGGCTGCGGCCACAGGCTTGAACCGGGAACCTATGAATATAAGGAAGGGAAGTACGCCCACTTTTTCAGCGACGGGGATTTGAGAAGCCATTTTTCCGAAACAGAGATTACGGAGAGCGGGTCATTCCTTGAGCGGCTGCACAGCAGCACCGGCGGAACCCATGAATACATATTGAGGTACATTATCGCACGCAAAAGAGACTAA
- a CDS encoding helix-turn-helix domain-containing protein: MPKNQQEPHKIQAWSLINRKYLGQGVRVKRFRRPKRSQIRNRVLLAILMAKDMKLSKLAEELSVSSRSVSAWVYEGRIPSRNNLDKVCRLLGYPSHILFNEALLRQSPIVCQPTPSRFMKRTLAHSPQNNTILTGLCMVYDFSVTDVSIWIGVHPGTFRKWLHHCHLPTLALQEKAESFFRIPRHILFADCELR; encoded by the coding sequence ATGCCTAAGAATCAACAAGAACCCCACAAAATTCAGGCCTGGTCTCTGATCAACCGCAAATATCTAGGACAGGGCGTACGTGTAAAACGGTTCCGCAGACCCAAGCGCAGCCAGATCCGCAACCGGGTACTGCTGGCTATCCTGATGGCTAAGGACATGAAGCTGTCCAAGCTTGCGGAAGAGCTCTCCGTCTCCTCGCGCAGTGTAAGCGCCTGGGTGTACGAGGGCCGGATTCCGTCCAGAAATAATCTGGACAAGGTATGCCGTCTGCTGGGTTATCCGTCCCATATTCTGTTCAACGAGGCGCTTCTGCGGCAAAGTCCGATTGTATGCCAGCCTACCCCTTCACGTTTCATGAAAAGAACGCTTGCCCACTCTCCGCAGAACAATACCATTCTGACAGGGCTGTGCATGGTGTATGACTTTTCAGTAACAGATGTCAGCATCTGGATCGGCGTCCATCCGGGCACCTTCCGCAAATGGCTGCATCACTGCCATCTTCCAACCCTTGCCCTGCAGGAAAAAGCCGAAAGCTTCTTCCGTATTCCGCGGCATATCCTCTTTGCCGATTGCGAACTGAGATAG
- a CDS encoding Dabb family protein, whose product MIKHIVFFKLKDRSPESVATTVGVLRNMEGKIPQLLSIEVGADVIHSERSFDIALVTTVASLDDLQAYQVHPAHKEVIAHINEVKELSIAVDYEI is encoded by the coding sequence ATGATCAAACATATCGTATTTTTCAAATTGAAGGACCGTTCACCGGAAAGTGTCGCCACTACAGTCGGAGTACTCCGCAACATGGAGGGAAAGATTCCGCAGCTGCTTTCGATTGAGGTCGGTGCCGATGTCATCCACTCCGAGCGTTCCTTTGATATCGCACTTGTCACCACGGTTGCCTCACTTGATGATCTGCAGGCCTACCAGGTTCACCCTGCCCACAAAGAAGTTATTGCCCACATCAATGAGGTCAAAGAGCTATCTATTGCGGTAGACTACGAAATCTGA
- a CDS encoding DUF86 domain-containing protein, with the protein MYYVNRKQIENILDQIPAIGAGLHSAADSWDGGIINGLVQERCLHLAIEVVTDVGSCLIDGFIMRDAGSYEDIISIINDEKVLGDSGIYDTLIGLVALRKPLVQDYYNWDRSRLHPLAAVLPDTLDRFALEVRRYLDQELGAEIPV; encoded by the coding sequence GTGTACTATGTTAACCGGAAGCAAATTGAGAATATACTGGATCAGATTCCCGCAATCGGGGCCGGTCTGCACAGTGCTGCGGATTCCTGGGACGGAGGCATCATTAACGGACTGGTCCAGGAGCGGTGCCTGCATCTGGCGATCGAGGTAGTGACGGATGTCGGAAGCTGCCTGATTGACGGCTTTATTATGCGGGATGCTGGAAGCTATGAGGATATCATTTCGATTATCAACGACGAAAAAGTGCTCGGGGACAGCGGCATCTATGATACCCTTATCGGGCTTGTGGCGCTCCGTAAGCCGCTCGTGCAGGATTATTATAACTGGGACCGGAGCAGGCTTCATCCGCTTGCGGCGGTGCTGCCGGATACTTTGGACCGTTTTGCCCTGGAAGTGCGCAGGTATCTGGATCAGGAGCTGGGGGCTGAAATCCCGGTCTGA
- a CDS encoding helix-turn-helix transcriptional regulator, whose protein sequence is MKKGQESGSTRRNIMTLLKMKGPLTIGALAEELGITEMGVRRHVLQLEQESLAKTKVVRQAMGRPLHVYSLTERAEEHFPKTYHNLALELLRELDHTSGTETVNLLFEGRRRRMLAQYMPMMENRSLEERVAELSSIQNSGGYMAEWSKEDDGTFVMQEFNCPIRQVASQYRKACQCEQSLFEELLGAKVVRSECMAEGGHSCRYAITPVPPAKRDKSLEKSF, encoded by the coding sequence ATGAAAAAAGGGCAGGAGAGCGGATCGACAAGACGCAATATTATGACGCTGCTCAAAATGAAGGGGCCGCTGACGATCGGCGCGCTGGCGGAGGAGCTGGGAATTACCGAGATGGGCGTCCGGCGGCATGTGCTGCAGCTTGAGCAGGAGTCGCTGGCCAAAACCAAGGTTGTCCGCCAGGCGATGGGCAGGCCCCTCCACGTATACTCGCTGACTGAGCGTGCGGAGGAGCATTTTCCCAAAACCTATCACAATCTGGCGCTTGAGCTGCTGCGGGAGCTGGATCATACCAGCGGGACTGAGACGGTCAACCTGTTGTTTGAGGGAAGGCGCAGGCGGATGCTCGCCCAGTATATGCCGATGATGGAGAACCGCAGTCTGGAGGAGCGGGTGGCGGAGCTGTCATCCATCCAGAATTCGGGCGGATATATGGCGGAGTGGAGCAAGGAGGACGATGGCACTTTTGTCATGCAGGAATTCAATTGTCCTATCCGGCAGGTAGCTTCCCAGTACCGCAAGGCCTGCCAATGTGAGCAGAGTCTGTTCGAGGAGCTGCTGGGGGCAAAGGTGGTGCGCAGCGAATGTATGGCCGAAGGTGGTCATTCCTGCCGGTATGCCATAACTCCGGTTCCTCCGGCTAAGCGGGACAAATCATTAGAAAAGTCTTTCTGA
- a CDS encoding YtxH domain-containing protein: MKKDTKSLLWGILAGSVVGSVTALLFAPKPGKELRQDIVDGTNGAVDKVQEIAATATEKSTELYGKAKDAVEAVVSEVKEWSKQVTQVDAEAEIAVVSGIAAEEAAVSLDEAETAEIIAAAAEDAQDVADAGNEQAEDSAEAVLQDAAKEDKDGTI, encoded by the coding sequence ATGAAAAAGGATACCAAAAGCTTGCTGTGGGGAATTCTGGCCGGCAGTGTAGTCGGATCTGTAACGGCGCTGCTGTTCGCCCCGAAACCGGGAAAAGAGCTGCGCCAGGATATTGTGGACGGTACAAACGGAGCCGTTGATAAAGTGCAGGAAATTGCAGCTACAGCCACCGAAAAGAGCACAGAGCTGTACGGCAAAGCCAAGGACGCTGTGGAAGCAGTCGTCAGCGAAGTAAAGGAATGGAGCAAGCAGGTTACCCAGGTTGACGCGGAGGCAGAGATTGCCGTGGTTAGCGGAATCGCTGCTGAGGAAGCTGCTGTAAGTCTGGATGAAGCAGAAACGGCCGAGATCATTGCGGCAGCTGCCGAGGATGCGCAGGATGTGGCGGACGCCGGCAATGAACAAGCTGAAGATAGCGCTGAAGCTGTTCTGCAGGATGCTGCTAAAGAAGATAAGGACGGTACAATTTAA
- the racE gene encoding glutamate racemase — protein MQQAIAILDSGVGGLTVVKEVMRQLPREKIIYFGDTARAPYGPRSTEEVKWFTEQIVDYLIQFNPKMIVIACNTATAAALDYISAKVSIPVIGVIHPGARAAISATKTGRVGVIGTVGTIKSGAYTAALKELSPFVEVVSQACPALVPFVEQGMFRSEESHIAVAESLNGIKYEPIDTMILGCTHYPFLIEPIGKVMGPGVKLISSADETAREISTILYDKGQLARGDESPIHQFFCSGDAEMFQRIARDWLGEQLKRTPVVWQVSSL, from the coding sequence GTGCAGCAGGCTATAGCTATACTAGACTCAGGTGTGGGGGGGCTTACGGTTGTCAAAGAGGTCATGAGACAGCTTCCCAGGGAAAAAATCATTTATTTTGGTGATACCGCCCGTGCCCCTTACGGACCCCGTTCGACCGAAGAAGTGAAATGGTTCACTGAACAGATTGTAGACTATTTAATTCAATTTAATCCTAAAATGATAGTGATTGCCTGCAATACCGCTACAGCGGCAGCACTCGATTATATCTCGGCCAAGGTGTCCATACCGGTAATTGGTGTGATTCATCCGGGAGCCCGTGCGGCAATCAGCGCTACCAAAACCGGCCGGGTCGGCGTAATTGGAACCGTCGGCACGATAAAAAGCGGGGCTTATACTGCTGCGCTTAAGGAGCTGTCCCCCTTCGTAGAGGTAGTCAGCCAGGCTTGTCCGGCGCTGGTGCCTTTTGTGGAGCAGGGTATGTTCCGTTCAGAGGAAAGCCACATTGCGGTTGCCGAATCGCTGAACGGGATCAAATACGAGCCTATCGACACTATGATTCTCGGCTGCACTCATTATCCTTTTTTGATAGAGCCGATTGGTAAAGTGATGGGACCCGGAGTTAAGCTGATCAGCTCGGCCGATGAGACTGCGCGGGAGATCAGTACCATCCTGTATGACAAAGGCCAGCTCGCCCGGGGTGATGAAAGCCCGATCCACCAGTTCTTTTGCAGCGGAGATGCCGAGATGTTCCAGCGGATCGCCCGTGACTGGCTTGGCGAGCAGCTCAAACGTACGCCTGTGGTCTGGCAGGTATCCTCACTGTAA